In Quercus robur chromosome 11, dhQueRobu3.1, whole genome shotgun sequence, the following proteins share a genomic window:
- the LOC126707641 gene encoding villin-4 yields the protein MSVSMRDLDEIFQGAGQKAGLEIWRIENFRPVPVPKSSHGKFFMGDSYVILKTTALKSGALRHDIHYWLGKDTSQDEAGTAAIKTVELDAALGGRAVQYREIQGHETEKFLSYFKPCIIPQEGGVSSGFKHAEAEEHKTRLYVCKGKHVVHVKEVPFARSSLNHDDIFILDTKSKIFQFNGSNSSIQERAKALEVVQYIKDTYHDGKCEVAAVEDGKLMADAEAGEFWGFFGGFAPLPRKTASDEDKAVDSHPTKLLRIEKGKAGPVDADSLTRDLLDTNICYVLDCGIEVYVWMGRNTSLDDRKSASEAAEELVRGPDRPQAHIIRVIEGFETVMFRSKFDSWPETTNIAVSEDGRGKVAALLKRQGVNVKGLLKADPVKEEPQPYIDCTGNLQVWHVNGQEKTLLPASDQSKFYSGDCYIFQYSYPGEDKEEYLIGTWFGKLSVEDERASAMSLASKMVESLKFLPTQARIYEGKEPIQFYSIFQSFIVFKGGLSDGYKNYIAEKEIPDETYKEEGVALFRVQGTGPDNMQAIQVEAAASSLNSSYCYILHSDSTVFTWSGNLTSANDQELVERQLDLIKPNIQSKTQKEGAESEQFWGLLGGKSEYPSQKIVKDAESDPHLFSCHFSKGNLKVTEIYNFTQDDLMTEDIFILDCQSEIFVWVGQQVDSKNRVHALTIGEKFLEHDFLLEKLSHEAPVYIVMEGSEPPFFTRFFTWDSGKFSMIGNSFQRKLTLVKNGATPTVDKPKRRTPVSYGGRSSVPDKNQRSRSMSFSPDRVRVRGRSPAFNALAATFENPNARNLSTPPPVVRKLYPRSVTPDSAKLASKSAAIAALTATFEQPPPAREVIIPRSVKVSPEAIKPKPKPETNDNKENSMSSRIGSLTIQEDVKEGEAEDDEGLPIYPYERLKISSTDPAAEIDVTKRETYLSSEEFREKFGMGKDAFYKLPKWKQNKLKMALQLF from the exons ATGTCTGTTTCCATGAGAGATTTGGATGAAATTTTCCAGGGAGCTGGACAAAAGGC TGGACTTGAAATTTGGCGCATTGAAAACTTTCGTCCTGTTCCTGTGCCAAAGTCTTCTCATGGCAAATTTTTCATGGGAGACTCCTATGTGATCTTGAAG ACGACTGCTTTAAAAAGCGGTGCCTTGCGTCATGATATCCATTACTGGCTTGGTAAAGATACATCTCAG GATGAAGCTGGTACGGCAGCCATCAAGACAGTTGAACTTGATGCAGCTCTTGGAGGACGTGCTGTTCAGTATCGTGAAATACAGGGCCATGAAACCGAAAAGTTTCTATCCTATTTTAAACCGTGTATTATACCTCAAGAAGGTGGAGTTTCTTCAGGATTCAAGCATGCTGAGGCTGAAGAACACAAGACGCGGTTATATGTTTGCAAAGGAAAACATGTTGTTCATGTAAAGGAG GTTCCCTTTGCTCGATCTTCCCTTAATCATGATGACATTTTTATTCTGGATACCAAgtctaaaatttttcaatttaatggttccaactcatcTATTCAAGAGAGGGCTAAAGCATTAGAGGTTGTCCAGTACATTAAAGATACTTATCATGATGGCAAATGTGAAGTAGCTGCTGTTG AGGATGGAAAGTTGATGGCTGATGCTGAAGCTGGTGAATTTTGGGGTTTCTTTGGTGGCTTTGCTCCACTTCCTAGGAAAACAGCTAGCGATGAGGATAAGGCTGTTGATTCTCATCCTACTAAGCTACTCCG CATTGAGAAGGGGAAAGCAGGACCTGTCGATGCTGATTCTTTGACAAGGGACTTGCTAGACACAAATATATGCTATGTACTAGATTGTGGTATAGAAGTATATGTATGGATGGGGAGAAATACCTCTCTTGATGATAGAAAGAGTGCAAGCGAAGCTGCAGAA GAGTTAGTCCGTGGCCCTGATAGACCTCAAGCACACATTATTCGTGTAATTGAGGGTTTCGAGACAGTGATGTTCCGCTCCAAGTTTGATTCATGGCCTGAGACAACTAATATAGCTGTGTCAGAGGATGGTAGAGGCAAAGTTGCAG CATTGCTAAAACGCCAAGGAGTTAATGTGAAGGGTCTGTTGAAAGCTGATCCTGTTAAAGAAGAACCTCAACCATATATTGACTGCACTGGAAATCTACAG GTCTGGCATGTGAATGGCCAGGAAAAGACTCTCCTTCCAGCTTCTGATCAGTCGAAATTTTACAGTGGAGATTGCTATATCTTTCAGTATTCATATCCTGGAGAAGATAAAGAGGAATACCTTATAGGAACATGGTTTGGAAAGCTGAGTGTtgag GATGAAAGGGCTTCAGCAATGTCACTGGCAAGCAAGATGGTTGAGTCCTTGAAGTTTCTGCCCACCCAG GCTCGCATCTATGAGGGAAAAGAACCAATTCAGTTTTATTCAATCTTCCAGAGCTTTATTGTTTTCAAG GGCGGTCTTAGCGATGGATACAAAAATTACATTGCAGAGAAAGAAATTCCTGATGAGACATATAAAGAGGAGGGAGTTGCATTATTTCGAGTCCAGGGCACTGGACCTGATAATATGCAAGCAATACAAGTTGAAGCA GCTGCATCATCTTTGAATTCTTCGTACTGTTACATTTTACATAGTGACTCCACCGTCTTTACATGGTCTGGAAACCTCACATCTGCAAATGACCAGGAGCTGGTTGAGAGGCAGCTCGATCTGATAAAG CCAAATATACAATCCAAAACACAAAAGGAGGGTGCTGAATCTGAACAGTTTTGGGGTTTGTTAGGAGGAAAATCCGAATACCCCAGCCAAAAGATTGTCAAGGATGCTGAAAGCGATCCTCACCTATTTTCTTGCCATTTCTCAAAAG GAAATTTGAAG GTGACAGAGATATACAACTTCACCCAGGACGATTTGATGACTGAAGATATATTCATCCTGGACTGTCAGTCAGAGATCTTTGTCTGGGTTGGCCAACAGGTTGATTCCAAAAATAGAGTGCATGCTTTAACCATTGGGGAG AAATTTCTTGAGCATGATTTTCTTCTAGAAAAGCTATCCCATGAAGCTCCAGTATATATTGTCATGGAAGGAAGTGAACCACCTTTCTTCACACGCTTCTTCACATGGGACTCTGGAAAATTTTCT ATGATCGGGAACTCATTTCAAAGGAAACTTACCTTAGTGAAAAACGGGGCTACTCCAACTGTTGAT AAACCCAAACGGAGAACACCTGTATCTTATGGAGGAAGATCCAGTGTTCCAGACAAAAATCAGCGTTCTAGAAGCATGTCTTTCAGCCCTGACCGAGTTCGTGTAAGGGGTAGGTCTCCAGCTTTCAATGCACTAGCGGCTACTTTTGAGAACCCTAATGCCAGAAACCTTTCAACTCCACCCCCGGTCGTCAGAAAACTCTACCCAAGATCTGTGACCCCAGATTCAGCAAAACTAGCATCAAAGTCTGCAGCTATAGCAGCACTAACTGCCACTTTTGAACAGCCACCACCAGCACGAGAAGTTATTATACCTCGATCTGTCAAGG TGAGCCCGGAGGCCATCAAGCCAAAGCCAAAACCAGAGACAAATGATAATAAGGAGAATTCTATGAGCAGCAGAATAGGATCCCTTACTATACAGGAAGATGTGAAAGAGGGTGAAGCTGAAGATGATGAAGGTCTCCCAATATACCCATATGAACGCCTTAAAATTTCGTCAACAGATCCTGCTGCAGAGATTGATGTGACCAAGCGAGAG ACGTATCTGTCGTCAGAGGAATTCAGGGAGAAATTCGGGATGGGAAAGGATGCGTTTTACAAATTGCCCAAATGGAAACAAAACAAGCTCAAAATGGCCCTTCAATTATTCTGA
- the LOC126705704 gene encoding probable hexosyltransferase MUCI70 isoform X2 encodes MDGEAQRAVSFRSNRRGERNNQSPYSKGRLPQDYPMKIVWKKGFIRLVLVVGILWMMLILIALLFHVWSCQSSVSFFSAICNKDSKVYTVLDTMGLVSKPHRCPIPLANDPDKVVIPEGRTHDRFVKDLFFVMEDDQWNNRSQTAPLFGGQESWSQREKSFKLNSTMKVHCGFIRNSGAEMAPSDIKYVKKCRFVVASGIFDGYDVPHQPSNISLRSKKLFCFLMVLDEISLKFIKENVTIRDDGNGGKWVGIWRLVLLKHPPYDEPRRNGKIPKILLHRLFPQAQYSIWIDGKMELIVDPLLMLERYLWRGKHTFAIAQHKHHRSIYEEADANKRRKRYARPLIDLHMKIYRYEGMPSWSPGGKTISDVPEGAVIIREHTPMSNLFSCLWFNEVDLFTPRDQLSFGYVVYRLRDFFKFFMFPNCEYNSLFVLHPHTREHSSAVEWVKNLTELSGKGSGMKESRGGLGLWTPYPGKLDSVVLPPVARTSKAG; translated from the exons ATGGATGGGGAGGCTCAACGGGCAGTGTCTTTTCGGTCAAACCGTAGAGGAGAGCGGAATAACCAAAGCCCATATTCCAAAG GGAGGTTGCCCCAAGATTATCCCATGAAGATTGTTTGGAAGAAGGGATTTATTCGATTGGTTCTTGTAGTGGGCATCTTGTGGATGATGCTAATTCTAATTGCATTGTTGTTTCATGTATGGTCTTGCCAATCttcagtttctttcttttcag CTATATGTAACAAAGATAGCAAAGTGTACACAGTGTTAGACACAATGGGGCTCGTATCAAAACCTCACC GCTGTCCAATTCCCCTTGCCAACGACCCTGATAAAGTAGTTATTCCAGAGGGAAGGACTCATGATAGATTTGTCAAAGATTTATTCTTTGTCATGGAAGATGACCAATGGAATAATAGATCTCAGACAGCTCCACTGTTTGGAGGACAAGAAAGTTGGTCacagagagagaagagtttTAAACTAAATTCAACCATGAAG GTGCACTGTGGATTTATTCGAAATAGTGGTGCTGAAATGGCTCCTTCAGACATCAAATATGTCAAGAAGTGTCGGTTTGTGGTTGCATCTGGAATTTTTGATGGATACGATGTACCTCATCAGCCTTCAAATATAAGCCTTCGCTCTAAGAAGCTCTTCTGTTTTCTCATGGTGTTGGATGAGATTTCCCTCAAATTCATAAAGGAAAATGTTACTATCAGAGATGATGGTAATGGGGGGAAGTGGGTGGGTATCTGGCGTCTTGTCTTACTGAAGCATCCACCTTATGATGAGCCCAGAAGGAATGGAAAAATTCCTAAGATTTTACTCCACAGATTGTTCCCTCAAGCTCAGTACAGCATTTGGATTGATGGTAAAATGGAACTGATTGTTGATCCATTGCTAATGCTAGAAAG ATATTTATGGCGTGGAAAGCATACTTTCGCTATTGCTCAGCACAAGCATCACCGTAGTATTTATGAGGAAGCTGATGCAAACAAGCGGAGAAAGCGATATGCCCGACCTCTTATTGATCTCCACATGAAAATTTACCGTTATGAAGGGATGCCGTCATGGAGTCCTGGGGGAAAAACCATTAGTG ATGTGCCAGAAGGAGCCGTTATCATACGAGAACATACACCAATGAGTAACTTGTTTAGTTGCTTGTGGTTCAATGAGGTTGACCTCTTCACACCCAGAGATCAATTGAGCTTTGGCTATGTTGTATACAGGTTACGGGATTTCTTCAAGTTCTTTATGTTTCCAAATTGCGAGTACAACTCACTGTTTGTGCTGCACCCACACACGAGGGAGCATTCTTCTGCGGTTGAATGGGTAAAGAACCTCACTGAGCTTAGTGGGAAAGGTAGTGGAATGAAAGAGAGTAGGGGTGGATTAGGCTTATGGACTCCTTATCCTGGGAAACTTGATTCAGTTGTCCTACCACCTGTAGCAAGAACATCAAAAGCAGGCTGA
- the LOC126705704 gene encoding probable hexosyltransferase MUCI70 isoform X1: protein MDGEAQRAVSFRSNRRGERNNQSPYSKDSEGDLFSPGRLPQDYPMKIVWKKGFIRLVLVVGILWMMLILIALLFHVWSCQSSVSFFSAICNKDSKVYTVLDTMGLVSKPHRCPIPLANDPDKVVIPEGRTHDRFVKDLFFVMEDDQWNNRSQTAPLFGGQESWSQREKSFKLNSTMKVHCGFIRNSGAEMAPSDIKYVKKCRFVVASGIFDGYDVPHQPSNISLRSKKLFCFLMVLDEISLKFIKENVTIRDDGNGGKWVGIWRLVLLKHPPYDEPRRNGKIPKILLHRLFPQAQYSIWIDGKMELIVDPLLMLERYLWRGKHTFAIAQHKHHRSIYEEADANKRRKRYARPLIDLHMKIYRYEGMPSWSPGGKTISDVPEGAVIIREHTPMSNLFSCLWFNEVDLFTPRDQLSFGYVVYRLRDFFKFFMFPNCEYNSLFVLHPHTREHSSAVEWVKNLTELSGKGSGMKESRGGLGLWTPYPGKLDSVVLPPVARTSKAG from the exons ATGGATGGGGAGGCTCAACGGGCAGTGTCTTTTCGGTCAAACCGTAGAGGAGAGCGGAATAACCAAAGCCCATATTCCAAAG ACTCAGAAGGGGATTTATTTTCTCCAGGGAGGTTGCCCCAAGATTATCCCATGAAGATTGTTTGGAAGAAGGGATTTATTCGATTGGTTCTTGTAGTGGGCATCTTGTGGATGATGCTAATTCTAATTGCATTGTTGTTTCATGTATGGTCTTGCCAATCttcagtttctttcttttcag CTATATGTAACAAAGATAGCAAAGTGTACACAGTGTTAGACACAATGGGGCTCGTATCAAAACCTCACC GCTGTCCAATTCCCCTTGCCAACGACCCTGATAAAGTAGTTATTCCAGAGGGAAGGACTCATGATAGATTTGTCAAAGATTTATTCTTTGTCATGGAAGATGACCAATGGAATAATAGATCTCAGACAGCTCCACTGTTTGGAGGACAAGAAAGTTGGTCacagagagagaagagtttTAAACTAAATTCAACCATGAAG GTGCACTGTGGATTTATTCGAAATAGTGGTGCTGAAATGGCTCCTTCAGACATCAAATATGTCAAGAAGTGTCGGTTTGTGGTTGCATCTGGAATTTTTGATGGATACGATGTACCTCATCAGCCTTCAAATATAAGCCTTCGCTCTAAGAAGCTCTTCTGTTTTCTCATGGTGTTGGATGAGATTTCCCTCAAATTCATAAAGGAAAATGTTACTATCAGAGATGATGGTAATGGGGGGAAGTGGGTGGGTATCTGGCGTCTTGTCTTACTGAAGCATCCACCTTATGATGAGCCCAGAAGGAATGGAAAAATTCCTAAGATTTTACTCCACAGATTGTTCCCTCAAGCTCAGTACAGCATTTGGATTGATGGTAAAATGGAACTGATTGTTGATCCATTGCTAATGCTAGAAAG ATATTTATGGCGTGGAAAGCATACTTTCGCTATTGCTCAGCACAAGCATCACCGTAGTATTTATGAGGAAGCTGATGCAAACAAGCGGAGAAAGCGATATGCCCGACCTCTTATTGATCTCCACATGAAAATTTACCGTTATGAAGGGATGCCGTCATGGAGTCCTGGGGGAAAAACCATTAGTG ATGTGCCAGAAGGAGCCGTTATCATACGAGAACATACACCAATGAGTAACTTGTTTAGTTGCTTGTGGTTCAATGAGGTTGACCTCTTCACACCCAGAGATCAATTGAGCTTTGGCTATGTTGTATACAGGTTACGGGATTTCTTCAAGTTCTTTATGTTTCCAAATTGCGAGTACAACTCACTGTTTGTGCTGCACCCACACACGAGGGAGCATTCTTCTGCGGTTGAATGGGTAAAGAACCTCACTGAGCTTAGTGGGAAAGGTAGTGGAATGAAAGAGAGTAGGGGTGGATTAGGCTTATGGACTCCTTATCCTGGGAAACTTGATTCAGTTGTCCTACCACCTGTAGCAAGAACATCAAAAGCAGGCTGA
- the LOC126704648 gene encoding uncharacterized protein LOC126704648, protein MVLERLNRALATHSWLALNPATRVQCIQSNVSDHYPIIINLEGVADRPCKPFRFEHMWLKESGCGDTMKEAWLSPSPVSSSPLMHEKIKLCGIKLIEWSKRSFGSVRKQLEEKSKLLEKAEFAAARGADYEPVRLLKMEVNELLDKESLMWQQRARALHLKCGDQNTQFFHNKASQRFRRNRIVGLLDDSNSWCIDTTQVANIIVGFYSRLFTSERPSTAQGILEVIQPIVTKEMNTNLTRDFTKQEVDLALKEMVPLKALGPNDNILMAFETLHYIKTQQTGSTSFMALKLDMSKAYDRVEWSFLDCLLRKLGFHNRWVDLMMECITTVSYSILINGEPSQTIYPSRGLRQGDPISPYLFLLVTEGLHGLISKAATSSDIRGISICRNGPLLTHLFFADDSLLFCRASIQECNHIQTLLATYEQAFGQQLNREKTTLFFSKNTGIEVQESIKDLLGVPEIKQYEKYLGLPSFVGKRKKASLAYIKDRIWSKLQGWKEKLLSQAGREVLLKAVIQAIPTYSMSCFKLPISLCQEIEIMIRQFWWGQRGTRRHIHWVKWRTLCRPKASGDRSWNVAKIDRVFLPDEAATIKAIPLSLFAQKDLPFWPFSRDGMFSVKSSYHRLMELEDAKLNGTAHTGTASPVWKAIWRMTVPNRVKSLVWRAGRNALPTRMNLVCRRVLTDALCPECKVQLEDTQHALWSCPILQDVWKVNFGKLVADTGSTSSFLEVLERAAVDKPSLDLFAMTTARAVKWRPPSAPCVKANFDGAIFSQDGLAGTGVIIQNEQGLVMAALSQQIPSPTSVEMVGVLAARQALVFAKELGFDRMILESDSETVIKAILGDYMDCSYMGHVLQDIKLLFSSFSFISVKHIHREGNCVAHKLARRAIRDPFLLWMESVPPDILDVYQLDLLRMH, encoded by the exons ATGGTATTGGAGAGACTTAATCGTGCTCTTGCTACTCATTCATGGCTTGCTCTGAATCCAGCAACTAGAGTTCAATGCATTCAATCCAATGTTTCTGATCATTACCCCATTATTATTAATCTTGAAGGGGTTGCAGATAGACCTTGCAAACCCTTTAGGTTTGAACACATGTGGTTGAAAGAAAGTGGATGTGGTGATACCATGAAGGAAGCGTGGCTGTCTCCTTCCCCTGTTTCAAGCTCTCCGTTgatgcatgaaaaaataaaGCTTTGTGGTATTAAGCTTATAGAGTGGAGCAAGAGATCCTTTGGCAGCGTGAGGAAGCAATTGGAGGAAAAATCAAAACTTCTGGAAAAGGCTGAATTTGCAGCGGCAAGGGGGGCAGACTATGAGCCAGTGAGATTACTAAAAATGGAGGTCAATGAATTGCTGGACAAAGAGAGCTTAATGTGGCAGCAGAGGGCTAGAGCTTTGCATCTTAAGTGCGGTGATCAAAACACACAGTTTTTCCACAACAAAGCTTCTCAGAGATTTCGACGCAATAGGATTGTGGGTTTATTGGATGATTCTAACTCATGGTGCATAGATACTACGCAGGTGGCTAACATTATAGTTGGGTTTTATTCGAGGTTGTTCACATCTGAGAGACCATCCACTGCCCAAGGTATTTTGGAAGTGATACAACCAATAGTCACTAAAGAGATGAACACCAACCTAACTAGAGATTTTACTAAACAAGAGGTTGATCTTGCATTGAAGGAGATGGTCCCACTTAAGGCTCTGGGACCCAATG ACAATATCCTCATGGCATTTGAAACTTTACATTACATAAAAACTCAGCAAACTGGTTCCACAAGTTTTATGGCTCTCAAACTCGACATGAGTAAGGCGTATGACCGAGTTGAATGGTCTTTTCTGGATTGCTTGTTGAGAAAGTTGGGTTTTCATAACCGTTGGGTTGATCTTATGATGGAGTGTATTACTACTGTCTCTTACTCCATTCTGATTAATGGGGAGCCTTCACAAACCATCTATCCTAGTAGAGGATTGCGACAAGGGGATCCTATCTCTCCATACCTATTCCTCCTAGTTACAGAGGGTTTACATGGCCTAATTTCCAAAGCAGCCACTTCTAGTGATATTAGAGGTATATCTATTTGCAGGAATGGACCTCTCTTAACccacttattttttgcagatgatagcctgCTTTTCTGTAGAGCTTCTATACAGGAATGCAATCACATACAAACCCTTCTTGCTACTTATGAACAAGCTTTTGGGCAACAGCTGAATCGGGAGAAAACAACATTGTTCTTCAGTAAAAATACGGGCATTGAGGTCCAAGAATCTATCAAAGATTTGCTGGGGGTTCCGGAGATTAAGCAGTATGAGAAATACTTAGGCTTACCATCTTTTGTGGGCAAGCGAAAGAAAGCAAGCTTGGCTTACATTAAAGATCGGATTTGGTCTAAGCTCCAAGGGTGGAAAGAGAAGCTCCTCTCCCAAGCTGGTAGAGAAGTCCTTCTAAAGGCAGTGATACAAGCAATCCCAACCTACTCTATGAGTTGTTTTAAACTCCCCATTTCACTTTGCCAAGAGATTGAGATTATGATTCGacaattttggtggggacagcGTGGTACTAGAAGACATATTCATTGGGTAAAATGGCGCACTTTGTGTAggccaaaagcttctggag ATAGGAGCTGGAATGTGGCAAAGATTGACAGAGTGTTCTTACCTGATGAGGCAGCAACCATCAAGGCCATCCCACTTAGTTTGTTTGCTCAGAAGGACCTCCCTTTTTGGCCATTTTCCCGTGATGGAATGTTCTCTGTTAAGTCTAGTTACCACCGTTTAATGGAGCTTGAGGATGCAAAGCTGAATGGTACGGCGCACACTGGGACTGCATCTCCGGTTTGGAAGGCCATTTGGCGCATGACTGTGCCAAACCGTGTAAAATCTCTCGTCTGGCGAGCTGGGAGAAATGCCCTTCCTACACGGATGAACTTGGTCTGTCGAAGAGTGCTTACTGATGCGCTATGCCCGGAATGTAAGGTGCAGCTAGAGGACACGCAGCATGCTCTTTGGTCCTGCCCGATCCTACAGGATGTGTGGAAAGTGAACTTTGGCAAGCTTGTGGCAGACACAGGCTCTACCTCCAGTTTTCTTGAAGTTCTGGAACGTGCAGCAGTAGACAAACCATCACTGGATTTGTTTGCTATGAC GACAGCTCGTGCAGTAAAATGGAGGCCTCCTTCTGCGCCATGTGTGAAGGCGAACTTTGACGGTGCTATCTTCTCCCAAGATGGACTAGCTGGCACCGGTGTGATAATTCAGAATGAGCAAGGATTGGTTATGGCTGCTTTATCACAACAAATTCCATCACCTACTTCGGTGGAGATGGTGGGGGTGTTAGCGGCTCGTCAGGCTCTGGTTTTTGCTAAGGAACTTGGGTTTGACAGGATGATCTTGGAGAGTGACTCTGAGACGGTTATTAAGGCTATTCTTGGTGACTATATGGACTGCTCTTATATGGGTCATGTACTGCAAGATATTAAGTTGTtgttttctagtttttcttttatttcagtCAAGCATATTCATAGGGAAGGGAATTGTGTTGCCCACAAACTTGCTAGACGGGCTATTAGAGATCCTTTTCTTCTCTGGATGGAGTCTGTTCCTCCAGATATTCTTGATGTTTATCAACTTGATCTTTTAAGGATGCATTAA